A stretch of DNA from Streptomyces gobiensis:
ATGATGGGGACGACCATCGCGGGTGTGGTCGTGCTGTCGGAGGAGATCCTTACGTTCAATGTCGGCGACAGCCGGGTCTTCGAGGTCACCGGCGGTCTGCGGCAGACGAGCGTGGACGACAGCCCGCCGCTGGCGCCCGGGGAGCGCACCACGTCGGTCGTTACACAGACGCTCGGTGGGTCTTCGGAGTACACCGCCGTAGAGGCGCATGTCAGCAGTCGTCCGCTCGCCCTGGGCGACCGCTACCTCGTCTGCAGCGACGGCCTGACCGACCCGGTGCCCGACAAGGAGATCGACGATGTGCTGCGGCTGCACGATGGCGGTAAGGCCGCCTTCGAGCTGTGGAAAGCCGCGATGGACGCCGGAGGGCCGGACAACATCACCATCGCGCTCGTGCGCGTCGCCGACGAGGTCGAGTAGGTGCCGCAGGCGGCTGGTCCGGGCTGATCCGGCTAGTCGGTCTCGGTTGTGTCGGTGGTGGTGCCGGTGGTGGTGCCGGTCGTGGTTTCCGCCGTGCGGATGGCGTCGCGGTAGGTGCGGGCCGCCGCCCGCAGGGCCGTCTCGGGGTCGATGCCCGAGGCCTCCGCGCGGGCGGCGAGTGTGAGCAGTTCGTAGCCGATGCCCTCGCCGGAGGGGAGGACATCGATGCCCGCCGTACGGGCCCGGCCCGCCAGCTTCGCGGCCAGGGCGAGCGCGGGCTGGCCCAGTGGGATGCCCTCGGTCACCGAGGCACGCTGCTTCTCGGTTGCCTTGGTGCGCAGCCAGTGTGCCTTCACCTCGTCCGCCGTTTCGGCCGCCTCGTCGCCGAAGACATGAGGGTGGCGGTGGATCAGCTTCGCCACGATGCCGCCCGCGACATCGTCGATGGAGAAGGGCTCGTCCGG
This window harbors:
- a CDS encoding PP2C family protein-serine/threonine phosphatase; translated protein: MAYVAVSALSQAGMVRAHNEDSLVIGPWTLCGTETESPQTLLFPLGTPLVVAVADGLGGHPGGEVASALVVRRLAKVGPLLNDETAVRAVVDACNEAVYSAAADNPKLIMMGTTIAGVVVLSEEILTFNVGDSRVFEVTGGLRQTSVDDSPPLAPGERTTSVVTQTLGGSSEYTAVEAHVSSRPLALGDRYLVCSDGLTDPVPDKEIDDVLRLHDGGKAAFELWKAAMDAGGPDNITIALVRVADEVE